The genomic window GATTGACCACCAGCCGCAGCGCGGCGATCGCACCATCCACGAATTCCAAGCCGGCGACGAGCAGCGGAACTCCGTCCACCCTGGCCACCGCAGCGGGCGCGCCGTTGATCTCCTCGATCCGGACCTCCATGCCGGGCACCTCCCAGCGGAACAGCCCGGCCAGGTACCGCGCGACCTTCTTCGCGCCGACGACCGGCCGCCGGGCCGCGTTGATCTGACCGCCGCCGTCGGCGATCGAGGTGACATCGGCAGTGAGCATCTGCTCCAGCGACTCGATGTCGCCATTGCGCGCCGCCTTCAGGAACCGCTTGATCAGCTCGCCCGCGTACTCGGTCGAAATGTCGAACCGCGCCCGGCCTTCGCGCACGCGCTGGCCGGCCCGCCGGTAGATCTGCTGCGAATTGGTCTCGGTGATGGTGAGCATGTCGGCGATCTCGCGGTGTGCGTAACCGAATGCCTCGCGCAGCACGAATACGGCCCGTTCGATCGGCGTCAACCGCTCCAGCGCGGTCAGCAGCGCGAACGAAACCAGCTCGCGCTCTTCGACGGTCTCCAGCGGACCGAGCTCGCCGCGCTCGGTGGGTACGGGCTCGGGCAGCCACGGTCCGACGTAGGTCTCCCGGCGGGCCCGCGCCGAAACCAGCCAGGTGCGGCATTGATTCACCAGCACGGTGGTCAACCAGGCTTCGGCGGAACGGATTCGGCTGCGATCGGCGGCGTCCCAGCGCAGATATGTCTCCTGCACGGCGTCTTCGGCTTCACCGGCCGACCCGAGCATCCGGTAGGCGAGTGCGAACAGCCTGGGTCGATGCGCGACGAATTCCCGCAACCCGTCCGGCTCCATCGCCACCTTCTTCCGCGCCCGCCCGCCGGATATGACCGTACCGCTCGCCCGCGCGGGCAGCCGCACGTGTTCGGCCATCGCCGAACCTCCGACGCCGAGCAGCCGCTTCAAACCGAAGCGCGCGCCGCCGAAGCCGCCGATGGCCAACCCTCCGAGGCCGAAGCCGCCTACCGCCGCCAGAGTGTCCATACTCCAGCAGCCTCCTCGCTTCGGCTTGCCAAGTTCTTAAGAAATCCCAGCGAGCGGCGGGTTCAGCGGGGCAGGTTGTCGATGTCGCGCTTGCCGCCGGGGCGGCGCAACCGAAGGCGGGCGGTGGAGCCGCGGATCGCGGGACGGCGAATCACCGGCCTGCGCTGAGCGCGGCGTTGCGCACGCCGCTCAGCGGGCTTGTGCTGCCAGGTTTCCGGGCGTGCGGCCACCCAGCGCTGCGAGTGCCAGGCGAACGGGATGTGGCCCAAATACAAGGCGACCAGGATCAGCAGCAGCACGATCGGGTAGGTGACCAGCAGCGCCGCGGCCAGCGCGACCAACACCAGCAACCCGGCCGCGGCTTGCGGCGCGACCGACACCGACTTCATGGCCAGCGTCGGAATGGTGCTGACGCACAACGCGGCGGCGCCGACGGTCCACGCCGCGACCGCGTAGAAGGAAACCCACCAACCGTCACCGAACACCACGAACAGCGCGACCGGCACCATGGCGATGAGCGCACCCGCCGGGGCGGGCACGCCGACGAAGTATTCGCGCGACCACTCCGGCCGGGTGTCGTCGTCCAGCAGGGTGTTGAACCTGGCCAGCCGCAGCACGATGCTCACCGCGAACAGTAGGGCGATGATCCAGCCCGCGGTTTCGCTGTGCAGCAACGTCACATAGAGCACGAGCGCGGGCGCGACGCCGAAGGAGATGGCGTCGGAGAGCGAATCCAGCTCCGCACCGATCTTGGTGGTAGCGTCGAGCATTCGGGCGAGCCGACCGTCGAGGGTGTCGAGCACGGCCGCGGCGCCGATCATCGCGAGCGCGATGTCGAGCCGGTTGTCCAGGCCGAACTTCACCGCGGACAACCCGGAGCACAGCGCCAGAATGGTCACCACGCTCGGCAGCAGCCGGATCGAGCGGCGCCGTCGTCGCTGGGTCGGGACAGCCGCTTCCATCATGAATCAGTGGATGCCGAGGACCCGAGCACCGCGAGGACGGTCTCGCCGCCGATGGTGCGCTGTCCCACCTGGACGAGTAGCTCGGTGCCCGCCGGGAAGTAGGTGTCCAGGCGGGACCCGAAGCGGATCAGCCCGTAGGTGTCACCGATGGTCAGCACGTCGCCGACCTGGGCGTCGCAGACGATCCGGCGGGCCAGCAGGCCCGCGATCTGCACCACGACGACCTGATGCCCGTCCGGGGTTTCCAGCACCATGCTGTTGCGCTCGTTGACCGAACTGGCCTCGGGGAGATCGGCCGACCGGAACTGGCCCGCCTGATGCAGGACCGTGCGCACGACACCGGAGACCGGCGTGCGCTGCACGTGCACGTCGAGAACGGACAGGAAGATGCTCACCCGGGGCAGTGGCTGGTCGCCGAGGCCCAATTCCGCAGGCGGAGCGGCGGTGTCGACGAGGGCGATCTCGCCGTCCGCCGGGGCGACCACGACACCGGGCCGGTTCGGCGGCACCCGGTTCGGGTGCCGGAAGAACGTCGCGCACGCGGCCGCGGCCACCAGCCCCGTCCGGCGCACCCACTTGCGCTTGCCGCCGACGACGGCGATCGCGAGTGGGGCGGCGACGAACGGAAGCCCGGCGGGATGCAGCGGGGGAATCGCGTTGCGAACCAAATCGGCAACATGGCCGATTCCGGTGCGTTCAGGCGTGCCGGGCGGCGTGGGACGGCGGGCCACAGGCTCCTCTTTCGTACTAGATGCAGACGGATCGCGCCTTCAACGATAGGACCGGCGCAAGCGTTCACACCTTACGGGAAAAGGAGCCTGTGGCATGGTGCCGTCAGCTTCGGACTCGGCGGCCCATCACCAGACCGACCAGGAACAGCAGAATGACCGCGCCACCGAGGCAGGTGAAGAAGCTGAACCAGAGGCCGGCGCCTTCGACGTCGACACCGAACAACTTCAGGATGAACCCGCCGAGTAGGCCACCGACGATGCCTACGACGATGTTCAACAAGATGCCCTGCTGGGCGTCCGTCTTCATGATCTTGCTGGCGATCCAGCCGGCAAGACCACCGATGATGATCCACCCGATAATCCCGAGACCGAGCATGGTGTCCTCGCAATCCGCGTCTGCGGTCCGTGGCGCACAAGGACGGCAGACACATAGTTGGGGCATGCCGAACGGAGCAATCAGCATGCTAACCGCGGGATACCCGGTGATTGTGAGAATACGCACGGCGAAACGCCGGTTCTCCGGCTAATATGAGGGGGCCTCATGTCTACGGCTCCGTAGGTGTGGCTGACGAGGGATCATTTCGAGGCTTCGGGGACAACCCGGCGGCGGTTGCCGCAGGTACATAGGAGACGGACATGGCTGCTCGAATCGCCCAGACCACCGGGGCAGAGCACACGGCGATCCTCGGGCTCGGCGTATACCGCCCGGTTCGAGTCGTGACCAATGACGAGGTGGCGGGTCCGATCAACTCGAGCGACGAGTGGATCCAGACCAGGTCCGGGATCAAGACCCGGCGGTTCGCCGGAGAGTCGGAAACCATCCAGAGCATGAGCGTCGCCGCGGCCAAGGGGGCGCTCGAATCGTCGGGCATCGCGGTCGACCAGGTCGATTGCGTTATCGTCGCGACGTCGACGCACCTCCTGCTGACCCCCGCCGCCGCACCGCGGATCGCGACCGAACTCGGCATGAACGGCGCGGCAGCCTTCGACGTCTCCGCCGGTTGCGCCGGCTTCTGCCACGCCCTCGCGCTGGCCTCGGACCTGGTCCGCTGCGGTACCGCCGGGCACGTGCTGGTGATCGGCGTGGAGAAGCTGACCGACACGATCAACCCGAAGGACCGCTCGACCGCGTTCCTGTTCGCCGACGGCGCGGGCGCCGTGATCGTCGGCCCCTCGGCCGAGCCGGGTATCGGCCCGACGGTGTGGGGGTCGGACGGCACCCAGCATCACGCGATCCGGCAAGACAAGGACTGGGTCGAGTTCTTCCGGGAGATCGACGACAAGGGCCTCGACGCGGTGCGCCCGTACCTGGCGATGGAGGGCACCGCGGTGTTCCGCTGGGCCGCCCATTCCCTGGAGAAGGTCTGCCGCGACGCCATCGACCGGGCCGGACTGTCCACCGACGACCTGGACGCGATGATTCCGCACCAGGCCAACGGCCGGATCATCGAGATCATGGCGCGGGTGCTGAAGCTGCCGGAGAACTGCGCGCTGGCCAACGACATCGAGGAGACCGGCAATACCTCGGCCGCGTCGATCCCGCTGGCCATGGAGTCGCTGTTACGCAAGGGCGAGTCCAAGCCGGGTGACACCGCGTTGCTCATCGCCTTCGGCGCGGGGCTTTCCTATGCGGCACAGGTCGTTACGCTGCCCAAAGCGGCAATCAGCGGGTAATTGATCAGCACAATCAGTTGACCAACACAGTCAATTGATCAGCGCAGTCCCCAGGTGACCTTCACGGTGAACGTCACCGTCTGAGTGCCGGGTTCCAGCGCGAGCGATTCCGGCGCCGCGTCCCGCGCGGACGACCCCTTCGGGATGTCGTCGCGGTTGCTCGCCTCGGTAATGGTGATCACCTCGGTCAACCGCACCCCGGCGAGCACCGCGTACTGCTCGGCGCGCGCCTTCGCGTCGGCGAACGCCCGCGCCCGCGCGTCGGCGAGCAGCTGCGAGTTGTCGTCGATCGCGAAAGACACCGTGCGCAGCCTGGTTTCGTTGCCACCCGCCCTGATCGCGCTGTCCAGCACGCCGGATGCCTTGCTCAGCTCCCGCACGACGACGTGCACCGAGTTGGTGGCGCGGTAGCCGATGACGGTGTTGTTGTTGTCCGGGCCGCCCGCGTATTGCGGCTGAATCGAGACGTCGGTGGTGCGAACGTCCTCGCGGGGAAGGCCCGCGCCGACCATCGCGTCGGTCATCGCCTTGGCCTTCTCATTTGCGCGGTCGATAGCGGCCGAGACATTGTCGGCGGTCACCTCGACGCCGATGTCGGCATTCAGGATGTCCGGGGCGCCGCGCACCTGGCCACTGCCGACCACGGTGACTTCCCGTTCGGGTCCGGAGTCGGACTTGCCGCAGCCGGTCAGCAACGCGGTGGTTGCCGCGAGCACGGCAATAGGCGCGGACCAGCGCGTCATTCGTCGCATACTCCGCAACATACGACCGAATACCCGGCGCCGAGGGCGAACGCGCCGGACATTCAGGGTCAGGCCTTCGACTCGACCGCGTTCTTGATCTTGCCGAGCGTCTCCTGCATGCCGCGGACCAGTTCCGCCTCGAATGGCAGTTCGCCGCCGAGCGCGGCGTCGATGGCCTTGCGGGAGAGCCAGGTGGTGCCGTTGGAGACGTCGCGGCGCTCGATCAGCCTGGTGCCGGTCTCGGTCGGCTCCAGCGTGTAGCTCCAGATGGAGCGGTTCTCGTTGACCCGGAACGCGAACGCCTGGTTCGGCTCGAAACGCACGATCCGGGCGGTGGTCGGCCAGTACTTCTTGCCGTCCCGGTTCAGGTTGAGCACCCAGGTGCCCGCCTTCGGCGTGCCGAGCGGCAGCATCCGCACGCACTGCGGGCTGAACTCGGGCATCCGCTTCACATCCGAGACCACGGCCCACACCTGCTCGGGCGACGCGGCGATATCAATGGTGGCTTCGAGATTCTTCGGCAACGCGGCCTCCAGGGTTCATGCGAACGAACCGACAGTCCGGCCGAGCGCGCTTGACGGGTAGTGCACATCCTAATCGGGAAGACAGTTGGGTCACATTCAGCATGTTGTCCACGGATCTCGGTAATGGCCAGCGCACAATGCCGGATAGAAGAAGCAAAGACACTGCCTCCAGCTTTCCCGTCCAACGTGAGGTGATCGGCCGTGAAACTGCGCTCCCTCTTACCGCGTCGCCACGCGGAGAATGTTCCGCTACTTCCCGCCGACGAGACCGGCGGTCCGCCCGCCCGCGACTCGTCGGCCGAGAATCTCGAGCGGCTGCTGACCCCAAGCGAACTCGACCTCATCCGCCACCACAAGCTGTGACGGGCCGGTTGTCCGCCAGCAGTGAACGCCGACTGCACGGTTTGTATCGAGGATTCATACTCGTCAGGTGACTTCACCCGCTGCCACGAAACCGGCCATCCTGAGCGTCGATGACGATCCTGGGGTTTCCCGCGCGGTCGTGCGCGACCTGCGACGCCGCTACGGCGCCGACTACCGGATTCTGCGCGCGGAATCGGGCGCCCAGGCGCTCGACGCGCTGCGCGAGATGAAATTGCGCGGCCAGCCGGTCGCCGTCCTGATCGCCGATTACCGGATGCCGGGCATGGACGGCATCGAATTTCTCGAGCAGGCGATGGACCTGCACCCATACGCACGGCGCGTGCTGCTGACCGCCTACGCCGACACCAGCGCCGCGATCAACGCGATCAACGTGGTCGACCTGGACCACTACCTGCTCAAGCCGTGGGACCCGCCGGAAGAGAAGCTGTACCCGGTGCTGGACGGCCTGCTCGAAGCGTGGCGCAGCAGCGAACACCGGCCCGTCACCGAGACCAAGGTGGTCGGCAACCGCTGGTCGCCGCGTTCCTCGGAGGTGCGCGAGTTCCTGGCCCGCAATCAACTCCCCTACCGCTGGTACCTGGCCGACGAGCCGGAGGGCGCCCGGCTGCTGGAGGCGGCCGGTGCCGACCCCGAACGATGTCCGGTGGTGATCACAGCGGCCGGTGACGCCCTGGTGCAGCCGTCCGACAGCGAGCTCGCACAGAACGTCGGACTCACCGTCGATGCCACCGGCGACTTCTACGACCTGATCGTGGTCGGCGGCGGACCGGCCGGTCTCGGCGCGGCGGTGTACGGCGCCTCGGAGGGGTTGCGCACGGTGCTGGTCGAACGCACCGCGACCGGCGGTCAGGCCGGGCAGAGTTCGCGCATCGAGAACTACCTCGGCTTCCCCGACGGGGTGTCCGGCGGGCAGCTGGCCGACCGGGCGCGGCGGCAGGCGGCGAAATTCGGCGCCGAGGTGATCACCACCCGCGAGGTGATCGCGCTGGAGGTGAACGGTTCCGCCCGCACCGTGCGGTTCGCCGACGGCGGCAGGCTCTGCGCACACACGGTGATCATCGCGACCGGTGTCGACTACCGCCGTCATCCGGCCCCCGGCGTCGACGACTTCACCGGCCGCGGTGTGTATTACGGCTCGGCGATGACGGAAGCTTCCGAGTGCGCCGACCGGGATGTCTATATCGTCGGCGGCGCGAACTCGGCGGGACAGGCGGCGGTGTTCTTGTCGCGCAACGCGAATACCGTCCATCTGCTCGTGCGGTCCGACTCGCTGGACAACTCGATGTCGCACTACCTGATCCAGCAGATCGCGCAGATACCGAATATCAAGGTGCACACCAACACCGAGGTGACCGCCGCCGACGGCGACGACCACCTGCAACAGATCGTGTTGCGCAACAACGAGACCGGTGCCGAGGAAAAAACGGAGGCCGAGCGGCTGTTCCTGTTCATCGGCGCCGCACCGCAAACCGACTGGCTCGACGGCGTGATCAAGCGCGACCAGGACGGTTATGTGCTGGCCGGGCCCGACCTGCTGGTCGACGGCGCGCGTCCGGCGGGCTGGGAATTGCCGCGCCCGCCACATCATTTGGAGACCAGCGTGCCCGGCGTGTTCGTGGCAGGCGACGTGCACGCCGATTCGGCCAAGCGCGTCGCGTCGGCGGTCGGCGAGGGCGCGATGGCGGTCATGCTCGTGCACCGGTACCTCGCGTAAACAGGAGGCTGGCAGATGAACTCAACGGAAAACGCGGAACGCAGCAGCCGAATGGTCTGCGACCCAGCGGAATTGCGCACCCTGTTCCTGTTCGAGAAGCTCAACGACGAACAGCTGGACTGGCTGTGCCGGGACGGGCGGATCGAAACCATCGAACCGGGACTGGTTTTCCGCGAGGGCGAACCAGCCACCTGCTTCTACGTGCTGATGGACGGCGAGGTGGTGCTGACCAAGCTGTCCGGCGGCACCGAGATCGAGTTGGTGCGCACCCAGCACCGCGGCTCCTACGCGGGCGCCTGGATGGCCTACATCGGCGACAAGGTCGACCAGACCTATAGCGGGTCGATGTCGGTGACCAGGCCGTCCCGCTTCTATGTGCTCGACGCCGAGATCTTCGCCCAGATGATGCACGAATGGTTCCCGATGGCGGTGCACCTGCTGGAGGGCGTGTTCTTCGGCAACCGCAACACCAACGCGCGCGTCGGCCAGCGCGAGCGGCTGCTCGCCCTCGGCTCCCTGTCGGCAGGTCTCACCCATGAGCTGAACAACCCGGCCGCCGCCGCGGTGCGAGCCACCTCCGGGCTGCGCGAACGGGTCGCGGGCATGCGGCACAAGCTGGCCATGATGGCCGACGGCAAGTTCGACACCGCCTCCCTCGGCGCGCTGGTGCGGTTGCAGGAGGAGGCGGCGGCCCAGGTGGCCAAGGCGCCGGAGCTGACGCCGTTGGAGGCCGCCGACCGGGAGGACGTGCTCGGCGAGTGGCTGGACGAGCACGGCATCATCGACGGCTGGAACCTCGCGCCGAACTTCGTGCAGGCCGGTTTCGACGTGGACTGGCTCGAGCGCGTGGCGGCGACCCTCGAAGGCAGCACCGACCAGGTATTCCAGGGCGCGATCCGGTGGTTGAACTACACCATCGAGACCGAGCTGATGATGAACGAGATCGCCGACTCGACCACCCGCATCTCCTCGCTGGTCAACGCGGCCAAGCAGTATTCGCAGATGGACCGGGCGCCGTTCCAGGTGGTGGACATCCACGATCTGCTCGACAGCACCCTGGTGATGCTCAGCCGCAAGATCGGCGACGGGGTCGAGGTGGTCAAGGAATACGACCGCTCACTGCCCCAGGTGCCGTGCTACGCAGCGGAATTGAACCAGGTGTGGACCAACCTGATCGACAA from Nocardia iowensis includes these protein-coding regions:
- a CDS encoding CDP-alcohol phosphatidyltransferase family protein, which codes for MEAAVPTQRRRRRSIRLLPSVVTILALCSGLSAVKFGLDNRLDIALAMIGAAAVLDTLDGRLARMLDATTKIGAELDSLSDAISFGVAPALVLYVTLLHSETAGWIIALLFAVSIVLRLARFNTLLDDDTRPEWSREYFVGVPAPAGALIAMVPVALFVVFGDGWWVSFYAVAAWTVGAAALCVSTIPTLAMKSVSVAPQAAAGLLVLVALAAALLVTYPIVLLLILVALYLGHIPFAWHSQRWVAARPETWQHKPAERRAQRRAQRRPVIRRPAIRGSTARLRLRRPGGKRDIDNLPR
- a CDS encoding RNA polymerase sigma-70 factor, producing MEPDGLREFVAHRPRLFALAYRMLGSAGEAEDAVQETYLRWDAADRSRIRSAEAWLTTVLVNQCRTWLVSARARRETYVGPWLPEPVPTERGELGPLETVEERELVSFALLTALERLTPIERAVFVLREAFGYAHREIADMLTITETNSQQIYRRAGQRVREGRARFDISTEYAGELIKRFLKAARNGDIESLEQMLTADVTSIADGGGQINAARRPVVGAKKVARYLAGLFRWEVPGMEVRIEEINGAPAAVARVDGVPLLVAGLEFVDGAIAALRLVVNPEKLSYLARSSKS
- a CDS encoding ATP-binding protein yields the protein MNSTENAERSSRMVCDPAELRTLFLFEKLNDEQLDWLCRDGRIETIEPGLVFREGEPATCFYVLMDGEVVLTKLSGGTEIELVRTQHRGSYAGAWMAYIGDKVDQTYSGSMSVTRPSRFYVLDAEIFAQMMHEWFPMAVHLLEGVFFGNRNTNARVGQRERLLALGSLSAGLTHELNNPAAAAVRATSGLRERVAGMRHKLAMMADGKFDTASLGALVRLQEEAAAQVAKAPELTPLEAADREDVLGEWLDEHGIIDGWNLAPNFVQAGFDVDWLERVAATLEGSTDQVFQGAIRWLNYTIETELMMNEIADSTTRISSLVNAAKQYSQMDRAPFQVVDIHDLLDSTLVMLSRKIGDGVEVVKEYDRSLPQVPCYAAELNQVWTNLIDNAVYAMQGQGTLSIRTRHENDCAVIEIGDTGPGIPDNVRGRIFEPFFTTKPMGEGTGLGLDISFRIVVNKHEGDIQVDSEPGDTRFTVWLPLHRTPENPEDNQAESESIAGGQ
- a CDS encoding FAD-dependent oxidoreductase, whose product is MTSPAATKPAILSVDDDPGVSRAVVRDLRRRYGADYRILRAESGAQALDALREMKLRGQPVAVLIADYRMPGMDGIEFLEQAMDLHPYARRVLLTAYADTSAAINAINVVDLDHYLLKPWDPPEEKLYPVLDGLLEAWRSSEHRPVTETKVVGNRWSPRSSEVREFLARNQLPYRWYLADEPEGARLLEAAGADPERCPVVITAAGDALVQPSDSELAQNVGLTVDATGDFYDLIVVGGGPAGLGAAVYGASEGLRTVLVERTATGGQAGQSSRIENYLGFPDGVSGGQLADRARRQAAKFGAEVITTREVIALEVNGSARTVRFADGGRLCAHTVIIATGVDYRRHPAPGVDDFTGRGVYYGSAMTEASECADRDVYIVGGANSAGQAAVFLSRNANTVHLLVRSDSLDNSMSHYLIQQIAQIPNIKVHTNTEVTAADGDDHLQQIVLRNNETGAEEKTEAERLFLFIGAAPQTDWLDGVIKRDQDGYVLAGPDLLVDGARPAGWELPRPPHHLETSVPGVFVAGDVHADSAKRVASAVGEGAMAVMLVHRYLA
- a CDS encoding SRPBCC family protein; the encoded protein is MPKNLEATIDIAASPEQVWAVVSDVKRMPEFSPQCVRMLPLGTPKAGTWVLNLNRDGKKYWPTTARIVRFEPNQAFAFRVNENRSIWSYTLEPTETGTRLIERRDVSNGTTWLSRKAIDAALGGELPFEAELVRGMQETLGKIKNAVESKA
- a CDS encoding GlsB/YeaQ/YmgE family stress response membrane protein, yielding MLGLGIIGWIIIGGLAGWIASKIMKTDAQQGILLNIVVGIVGGLLGGFILKLFGVDVEGAGLWFSFFTCLGGAVILLFLVGLVMGRRVRS
- a CDS encoding SIMPL domain-containing protein — protein: MRRMTRWSAPIAVLAATTALLTGCGKSDSGPEREVTVVGSGQVRGAPDILNADIGVEVTADNVSAAIDRANEKAKAMTDAMVGAGLPREDVRTTDVSIQPQYAGGPDNNNTVIGYRATNSVHVVVRELSKASGVLDSAIRAGGNETRLRTVSFAIDDNSQLLADARARAFADAKARAEQYAVLAGVRLTEVITITEASNRDDIPKGSSARDAAPESLALEPGTQTVTFTVKVTWGLR
- a CDS encoding beta-ketoacyl-ACP synthase III: MAARIAQTTGAEHTAILGLGVYRPVRVVTNDEVAGPINSSDEWIQTRSGIKTRRFAGESETIQSMSVAAAKGALESSGIAVDQVDCVIVATSTHLLLTPAAAPRIATELGMNGAAAFDVSAGCAGFCHALALASDLVRCGTAGHVLVIGVEKLTDTINPKDRSTAFLFADGAGAVIVGPSAEPGIGPTVWGSDGTQHHAIRQDKDWVEFFREIDDKGLDAVRPYLAMEGTAVFRWAAHSLEKVCRDAIDRAGLSTDDLDAMIPHQANGRIIEIMARVLKLPENCALANDIEETGNTSAASIPLAMESLLRKGESKPGDTALLIAFGAGLSYAAQVVTLPKAAISG
- a CDS encoding phosphatidylserine decarboxylase, coding for MARRPTPPGTPERTGIGHVADLVRNAIPPLHPAGLPFVAAPLAIAVVGGKRKWVRRTGLVAAAACATFFRHPNRVPPNRPGVVVAPADGEIALVDTAAPPAELGLGDQPLPRVSIFLSVLDVHVQRTPVSGVVRTVLHQAGQFRSADLPEASSVNERNSMVLETPDGHQVVVVQIAGLLARRIVCDAQVGDVLTIGDTYGLIRFGSRLDTYFPAGTELLVQVGQRTIGGETVLAVLGSSASTDS